From a single Silene latifolia isolate original U9 population chromosome 6, ASM4854445v1, whole genome shotgun sequence genomic region:
- the LOC141587540 gene encoding uncharacterized protein LOC141587540 yields MDEGLKNEYLRIRDPSELWARLEERFGHQQYVLLPKLRHEWENLRFQDFTSVNEYNSALFRIALQLEYCGHEVSDFTKIEKTFSTMGKRNIDFQRQLRQSKIEKFTDLIAILLVAEQNDNVLLKNNNLRPSGSIAIPEANFVARSGRGRWINKRGRGRGRGSGLSRGQNTFKKPHYGKRNAYSKNIEKPRTTCNKCGLGGHRARACRTPKHFVDLYQTSIRQRNKGPEAHFITDAIPLTTNMPK; encoded by the coding sequence ATGGATGAAGGGCTAAAAAATGAGTATTTGCGAATAAGAGACCCTTCTGAATTATGGGCTCGCCTTGAGGAAAGGTTTGGACATCAACAGTATGTCCTACTCCCTAAACTTCGCCATGAATGGGAAAACTTACGTTTCCAAGATTTTACTTCGGTAAACGAATATAATTCGGCCCTATTTCGCATTGCCTTACAATTGGAGTATTGTGGTCATGAAGTTAGCGACTTCACTAAAATCGAGAAAACATTCTCAACTATGGGCAAACGCAATATTGATTTTCAAAGACAATTAAGGCAAagcaaaattgaaaaattcactGACCTTATTGCAATACTTTTAGTCGCTGAACAAAATGACAATGTTTTGTTAAAAAACAACAATTTGAGGCCAAGTGGATCTATTGCAATACCCGAGGCAAATTTTGTTGCTAGAAGTGGGCGTGGACGCTGGATCAATAAGCGAGGACGCGGTAGAGGACGTGGTTCTGGCCTAAGTAGAGGTCAAAATACGTTTAAAAAACCACATTACGGAAAGCGGAATGCTTATTCCAAAAATATTGAAAAACCTAGAACTACATGTAATAAGTGTGGTCTAGGAGGACACAGGGCTCGCGCGTGTCGCACGCCAAAACACTTTGTTGACCTCTACCAGACATCCATCAGGCAAAGGAATAAAGGGCCTGAGGCACATTTTATTACTGATGCCATACCATTAACAACCAATATGCCAAAATGA